The Planctellipticum variicoloris DNA window TTGCTTCGCCGTTTCGACTGGCAGCGATCGGCGCCAGCGGGGCGGCTCCGGTGGCGGCGACGTACATGCGGATCAGATGGGGGACGCTGTCAGCCTCCATCTTCTTCATGATCTTGGCGCGGTGGGCCTCGACGGTCTTGAAGCTGACCCCCAGTTTCACTCCGATTTCCTTGCTGGAAAGTCCCGCCGTTACCAGATCCAGCACTTCGATCTCCCGCGCGGTGAGCTTCTGGTACCGCTCGCGGACGACGCGGCCGGCGTCTTCGACGCGTCGACGGTCGTCGTCTTCTTTCAGTGCGGCCTGAATCTGTTCGAGCAGGATCTGATTGCTGGAATTCTTTTCGAAGAAGTAGACGGCGCCCCGTTTCATGGCCCGGACCGCCATCGGGACGTCGCCGTAGGCTGTCATGATGATGACGGGCTGACGGAAGTCGCGGGACGCGAGCTGCTCCTGGAGCTCCAGCCCGCTCATGCCGGGCATGCGGACATCCAGCACGAAACAGCCCGGCCGCTCGGGACTGCACTTGTGCAGAAGATCGTGAGCGTCGCTGAATGTTTCCGCCTTCAGCCCCACCGATTCGACGAGCCAGCGCAGAGAGTCGCGCACGGACGTGTCGTCGTCGACGACGAAGACCGTCGCCGGCCGGGGTTCGTATTCCGCGTCCATCAGTTGTGCTCCTCATTGCTCAGCGGAAGAAAGAATGTGAACGTGACGCCCGGTTCGGCGCCGTTGGACTGCACGGAAAGTTCGCCGCCCTGACTTCGGATGATTGTACGGCTGATCGACAGCCCGATCCCCATCCCCGAAACTTTCGTCGACACAAACGGTTCGAAGATCTGCTCGCCAAGCTCTGCCGGAATGCCGCGTCCCGAATCGCAAACGGAACACCAGACGCGATCTCGATCGCTGCCGGCGGAGACGCGCACGACGCGCCGATCGGCCGGGGTCTCGTCCATGGCTTCGATGCTGTTGAGAACCAGATTGACGATGACTTGAACGAGTTGAATCGGGTCGACGCGGACGGGGGGCAACGGCGCCTCGATGATCGTCCGGCAGCGGACGGCGCGATGGCTGGCCTGAGGCTGGATCAGCCGAATCGCATCCTGGATCAACAGAGTCAGGTCGCAGACTTTCGACTCGTCGTCGCGGCGTTCGACAAACCCCCGCAAACGGCGAATGATTTCGCCGCCGCGGACTGCGGCGGCCCGGATTTCTTCGAGGCGCCCTAACAGTTGCTCGCGGGGCAGGTTCTCTCCGGAGAGACGATTGATGCATCCGGCGGCGTAGTTGGCGATCGCCAGGAGGGGCTGATTCAATTCGTGGGCGATGGCGGCGGTCATTTCGCCCGCCGCACTGACGCGGGCCGCATGGGCGACTTGCGAGCGGACCTGCGAAAGTTCGGCTTCGGCCTGCTTCTCGGCGGTGACGTCGCGCGAAGAGACGAGAGCGCTGTCGACGCGGTCGCCGTCGAGGACCGGGGAATACATTGTCGAGTACCAGCCCGTGACGCCGTGGTTGCCATTGACCGGCAGCGTGGTGTGATGGGCGTTTCCGTGGGAGAAGACGTCTGCGAGAATCGTTCGCACCTCGTCGGCGACTTCGGGGGTCAGGAAGTCAAACATCGACATTCCGACGACGGTTTCGGCGGTCGTGGCTGGGGACATCCGGTTGGCAAACGCGATCGTACCTTCCCGGTCGACCTGCAGAATAAAATCGGGAGCGTGCATCACCAGAGAACGCCAGCGGGCCTCGGATTCTTCCAGAGCGCGGAGGGTCTCCTGACGCTGAACCGCTTCCGTCCGCAGGGCCGCATTGGCTTCGACCAGTTCCTGGGTGCGTTCGGCAATCCGCTGTTCGAGGCTTTCGTTGGCTTCGCGCAGTTGCTGTTCGGCGATCATCCGCCGGGTAATGTCGGTGGCGGTTCCCACCCAGACGACATGTCCTTCGGCCCGCCCGTCCTGCGGCTCCGCCTCGGCATAGACCCAGACGACTTCCCCGTCGGGTTTGACAAAGCGAAACTCGTCCCGGAAGGGTTCGTGCGTGCGAAGAGAGCTCTGCCAGAGATTTTGAACGCGAATGCGGTCGACGGCGGAGACGCGATCGAGCCATCCCTCGCCCTTCAACGCATCGGAATCGGCGCCGGCGAGCGCGCACAGGCGACCGTTGACGTAGTTCCAGCCGCGACCGGCCGTTGCGTTAAAAATGCCAACCGGGGAGGAGCGGGTCAACGTGCGGTAGAGCTGGCGGCTGCGGCGCAGTCGGCGTTTCAGACGGAATTCCGAGGTGGCGTCGTACATCAGCGCGACGATGCATTCCCGCTCCTGCTGCGGCACCAGTCGGCCCCAGTAGCGGATGATCCGCTGGCGTCCGCTCCCCGTCGTAATGCGATGCAGGCGGGAGTAGGTGCTTCCACGGTCGAGCAGCGTCCGGTTCCAGTACAGCCGGCGTTCGGGGTCAGGCCAGAGCCCCAGTTCGACCGTGGTTCGTCCGATGACGTCTTCGCGGGGGCGTTCGAAAATCCGCAGACATTCCGGATTGGCGTCGATCACGCATCCGTTGCTTTCTTCGACGATCAGGATGCCGACGGCGCCCGTGAGAAAAACGGTCCGGAACAACTCCTGGGAGCGCCCCCGCTCCTGCTCCGCGCGGACCCGCTCCGTGACGTCGGTCGAGACCCCGAGTACGCCGGTGATCATTCCCGAAGGATCACGACCGGGGAACTCCCACGTTTCGTAGAAGTTCTCCCCGATCTGCGTGGTGGTGTGCTGGGTTTCCCCAGCCAGGGCGGCGCGAATCCGGCCATGAATGTCCGGGCGATCGGGAAACATTTCGAAGATCGAAGTGCCAACACCCTGTCCCGGTTTCAGTCCGAGCCCGTCGAGCGCTCGCCCCTCAGCGAATGTGAAGATGCCCTCGGCATCGACGGACCACAAAATAATGGGCGCACCGCGAGCGACGGCCTGCAGCAGGCCGGCGGTACCGGCTTCGAGAGACACATGGGAATTCGAGTCGTCGCTCAAAGGCTGCTGGCTCCGGGAATCTCCCTAGTGTTTTGTCACGGCCACGTTTGCGGGTGCTCCTGGAGAGCGAATAGGGAATAGCGAGTCGGGAATAGCCGGAGGTAGTCGCTCTAGATTCGCCTTTTCTGGCTATTCGCTATTCCCTGCTCGCTATTCGCTCAACCCGAAGTCCAAGCTTTGGCAAAGCACAGGGGAAGGGAAATCAAGACAACGGGTCTGAGCCCGGGATTGGCTGAATCGCCGCGAAATGAACTGCTCCAGATCGAATCTCGCTCTGGAGTTGTCGAGAGTAAGCCAGTTCTCTCATGGTTGTCAATCATGTGTGTACGTATAAACCCCGCTACTGCCGCTGTCTTGCGCGGGAGGGCCGGTCCGTGGCTGGCGGATTCCAGTCAGTTGACGTGACATCGCGAAGCCGCGATTCTGCCCGCGAGATCCGTGCGGACCCGGCCGATGTCTTTACCACAGGATGGACGAACGATGCGCGTTTACGGAGTGATTCCCGCCCGGCTGCAGTCGACGCGACTGCCGCGCAAGCTCCTGCTGACGGAGACCGGGAAGCCGCTGCTGCAATATGTGTGGGAGGCGGCCCGAAAGTCGAGCGAACTGACCGACGTACTGATCGCGACCGACAGCGAGGAAATCGCCGCGGTCGCCCGCGGTTTTGGAGCTCGATGTGAGCTGACGGGCGAGCATCCCAGCGGGACCGACCGGATCTGCGAAGTGATTTCACGCTGCGGTCAGGACGCCGGGCTGATTGTGAACGTCCAGGGGGACGAGCCGGAGCTGGACCCCGCCAATATTGATGAGGTGGTTCGGGCGCTCAAGGCGTGTTCAGCCGCGCCGATGGCGACTCTGGCGACGCCGATTCGCTCGCTCGAACAACTGCACGCGCCGTCCTGCGTGAAAGTCGTCTGTGGGCACCTGGGTCAGGCGCTTTACTTCAGTCGGTCGCCGATCCCGCACGTCCGGGATCGTGACGAGGAGGAAGTGCTGGCCGCCGCGTCCCCTTGGCTGCTCCACGTGGGAATTTATGCCTACCGGTCCGAGTTTCTGAGTATCTGGCCGCAAATTCGCTCTTCCCCGCTGGAGCAGTGGGAAAAGCTGGAGCAGTTGCGGGCTCTGGAGGCAGGCATCCGGATTCAGGTGGCGGTCGTCGAACACCGGTCGGTTGGCATCGATACGCCGGACGATTATGCTCGCTTCGTCGCACGCACCCGATCCGTCTGAAGTCTGCGCGGAGGGTGCGTTTGCGAACGGGAGTCGTGGTCGGATGTACTGCCGGCCGCCGGACGACGTTCGACGGACGGGCAGCGGGGGACTGGTTCGAGCATGACGAAGCATATTTTCGTGACGGGCGGGGTGGTGAGTTCTCTGGGCAAGGGTCTCACGTCGGCCTCGATCGGCGCGATTCTGGAACGCCGCGGCCTGCGGGTTCGGATGCAGAAGCTCGACCCGTACATCAACGTCGACCCCGGGACGATGAGCCCGTATCAGCACGGCGAGGTTTACGTGCTCGACGACGGGGCCGAGACGGACCTGGACCTCGGCCACTACGAGCGTTTCACCAACAGCCCGCTGTCGCGCGATTCCAACTACACCTCGGGCCGAATTTATCTGAAGGTCATCGAAAAGGAGCGGCAGGGGAAATATCTGGGGGGGACTGTACAGGTCGTGCCCCACATTACCGACGAGATCAAGGCTTCGGTGCGGAAGCTCGCCGGTCCCGACGTGGACGTGGTGATCACCGAGCTGGGGGGGACGGTCGGCGACATTGAGGGCCTGCCGTTCCTGGAAGCGATTCGTCAGATCCCGCTCGATATCGGCCGGGAAAATTGTCTGTTCGTCCATCTGACGCTGGTGCCCTACCTCAAGGCGGCCCGCGAGCTGAAGACCAAGCCGACGCAGCACAGCGTGCAGCAGCTCCGCGAGATCGGCATCCAGCCCGACGTGCTGATTGTGCGGACGGAACGGCCGCTGGGTCGGGAGAACGCCGAGAAGATCGCGCTGTTCTGCAACGTCGAAAAGAAGGCGGT harbors:
- a CDS encoding response regulator transcription factor — protein: MDAEYEPRPATVFVVDDDTSVRDSLRWLVESVGLKAETFSDAHDLLHKCSPERPGCFVLDVRMPGMSGLELQEQLASRDFRQPVIIMTAYGDVPMAVRAMKRGAVYFFEKNSSNQILLEQIQAALKEDDDRRRVEDAGRVVRERYQKLTAREIEVLDLVTAGLSSKEIGVKLGVSFKTVEAHRAKIMKKMEADSVPHLIRMYVAATGAAPLAPIAASRNGEATHA
- a CDS encoding PAS domain S-box protein, which encodes MSDDSNSHVSLEAGTAGLLQAVARGAPIILWSVDAEGIFTFAEGRALDGLGLKPGQGVGTSIFEMFPDRPDIHGRIRAALAGETQHTTTQIGENFYETWEFPGRDPSGMITGVLGVSTDVTERVRAEQERGRSQELFRTVFLTGAVGILIVEESNGCVIDANPECLRIFERPREDVIGRTTVELGLWPDPERRLYWNRTLLDRGSTYSRLHRITTGSGRQRIIRYWGRLVPQQERECIVALMYDATSEFRLKRRLRRSRQLYRTLTRSSPVGIFNATAGRGWNYVNGRLCALAGADSDALKGEGWLDRVSAVDRIRVQNLWQSSLRTHEPFRDEFRFVKPDGEVVWVYAEAEPQDGRAEGHVVWVGTATDITRRMIAEQQLREANESLEQRIAERTQELVEANAALRTEAVQRQETLRALEESEARWRSLVMHAPDFILQVDREGTIAFANRMSPATTAETVVGMSMFDFLTPEVADEVRTILADVFSHGNAHHTTLPVNGNHGVTGWYSTMYSPVLDGDRVDSALVSSRDVTAEKQAEAELSQVRSQVAHAARVSAAGEMTAAIAHELNQPLLAIANYAAGCINRLSGENLPREQLLGRLEEIRAAAVRGGEIIRRLRGFVERRDDESKVCDLTLLIQDAIRLIQPQASHRAVRCRTIIEAPLPPVRVDPIQLVQVIVNLVLNSIEAMDETPADRRVVRVSAGSDRDRVWCSVCDSGRGIPAELGEQIFEPFVSTKVSGMGIGLSISRTIIRSQGGELSVQSNGAEPGVTFTFFLPLSNEEHN
- the kdsB gene encoding 3-deoxy-manno-octulosonate cytidylyltransferase yields the protein MRVYGVIPARLQSTRLPRKLLLTETGKPLLQYVWEAARKSSELTDVLIATDSEEIAAVARGFGARCELTGEHPSGTDRICEVISRCGQDAGLIVNVQGDEPELDPANIDEVVRALKACSAAPMATLATPIRSLEQLHAPSCVKVVCGHLGQALYFSRSPIPHVRDRDEEEVLAAASPWLLHVGIYAYRSEFLSIWPQIRSSPLEQWEKLEQLRALEAGIRIQVAVVEHRSVGIDTPDDYARFVARTRSV